Within Catharus ustulatus isolate bCatUst1 chromosome 5, bCatUst1.pri.v2, whole genome shotgun sequence, the genomic segment CGTGGCCGCAGGGCAAGCCCATCAGCAGGCAGCCCTTTGCAAAATTTTCTAGACACACCACGCATTCCGTACAGTGCAACATGCCGGAGGGCCAGGCTGACCAGTCTGGCTCCAGGTCACCTGCGGAGCCGTTCGAGCTGTAGGACCTGGCTTTGCGTTCGCACGGCTCGTGGTGGCAATAGTGGCTGGCACACGAACAGGCGTCGGCCCCGCACCGCTGCTCTCCTTCGCTGCACCTGTGAAACGTGCCCAGCTCATCGTCCTCCGACACTTCTCTGTCGCTACTGAAGACCTCTTTGCTTTCACTGTCAGAGTCACTTTCGCTGTCTGCAAAGGTTTCCAGCATTTCCTCATCAGAATGGGCGCCGAGGCATTGAAACCTCCACATGGGTAAGTTTTTTATATAATCAGTTGGTATCAGAGGGTGAAGCCAGAGGTCAGGGAAGGCCAACCGCTCCAAGAACAAATCCGGGTCTTCGTCCCAATCTGAGTCGAAAGGGAAGTGTTGAAAAGAAGCAATGGGATGAAACAGGTAGCTGGTGTACCAGTCCCACAGGCTCGACAGCCACTCCAGATTATTAGCATTTACTTCATCTGTGTTGTTGTTGCGCCTTCGCTTCTTCTCAAAGTAATCAATTAGTAAACCATGGCCAAGGTACGTGCTGAGGAAGAGGGCTGGATGAGAAGAGTAGAACATCCAATCTGCCCTCACCCAGGAAGCCAAAGTAGTTGTGTTAGAGTACCTGAAGAGTTTTAAACTGTACTCATAAAAGCTGTCTAAGTAGGGCAGTTGCAAAAAACCTAACACTGGTAGCCAGGAAATAATTAATAGTGAATTATACGTCCCTAAAGTGCTTATAAGAACCACAAAACGCTTTATAGTGGCGCCTTGTGTAATAAACAGGTCCATCCAAGCCATCAGATTAACCAAAACTAAacttaaaacaaataaatcgTTGACTTCTGGTTGCAATGAGCGCAAAAAGGAATCCATGGCACGCAGTGATATAAATTCACCAGTGTTATTTCCATACCTGTAAATCCCCTCAGGAGTCCTAAGTATGTATGATGGTGTCTTGTAGATACCAATTTCTGCCATGTAGCTTTTGTTGTCCCAGTTTTCCACGTTCACAAAAATAAACTCTACTCTTCCAGTAAACTTTACACTTAGCGCAGAGAAGAACGCCGGAGGCTGGTCGAGGTTGGCAAACAGGTAAATTTTCACCCGGTACTGGTCACTTTTGTTCCATTCTTCTTTCAAATGTTCAGAGCTGTAGATGGTTTTGATGCGAGAGGCAGCGTGGGCTGTGATCCATTTGAAGATGTGCTCCACTTCTATCTTGCGCCCGCTGTATTCCTTGAGCATGACTTTTCCCTTGGAGGTGCTGGTTTGTGGAACCGACATAATGAGGGTGGATTTCAGCCAACCCCTCCTCTTGCAGTATCtacaaagaaaacagcaggtCAGATTACAGTTTCATAACCCCAGAAATGAGTCCTTACATTTCTATTCTAAGCCCAAAAATGAGACATGCTGAGCACCTGGGAACCCTTGTAATGTAATAGCAGGAAATAAGGGCACCCAATATCGTCTGGGAAAGTATTTATTCTTACAATATGTTTATATCTTACAGGAATATTGTAAAGAGATATGCATTCATAAACCAGGAAGAGGAATAGTGTTAATTTTCACGAGTCATTAAAGTAAACAAGGCCATGCAGCCATTTATGCTTCATAACTGGATTTGAGTAATACACAAGCTGACTCTTTACTTTAAAGCTTTAGTAATACAAGCTACTTTTCCTTGGCCTTCCAGCCAAGAAGAAAACCACTCCAGTGTAACTCAATATCCCACAGCTTTCCCAGTGCTTCCTTCCATCCTGGTTTTGCCAAGCAGCTGTGGGGTGAAGTTGAGCAGTCACTGGTCTGTTTGCAGCTGCTTTAACGAAGCTGACAAGTGTCCACTTCCTGCTGGGACCATTTTGGCAGGATGCAGACAGGCTAAGGGGTGAAGTGAGAGAGCTGGCCACAAAACCAGTGGAGCAGGAAGCAGACACATGGTGCTGGATGATTTGGGCTAAAAAAATACCCACACTGTCTAGAGGAGAAAGGgataaaccccaaatccataACTAAAAGAAGAGGCTCTTCATGGCTGAACCGAGTCATGGTCCAGAGCATGGTAACTCTGAGATCAATCTGTTGACTCACAAGATCCCTTCTCTCATGCATCTTCCCTACCATTACCACTACATTATCACCCAATTATCTAGTCCTCCTTTAAGGAAATATCTGGGATGCTTTAATAATCAAAATATGACAGAGCCAACAGGCACATGATCTGCACATTGGGACCACCAGCCTCATTCACCTGCCATCCTACCTAgct encodes:
- the RNF103 gene encoding E3 ubiquitin-protein ligase RNF103 isoform X1; its protein translation is MWVKLCCLLLYFLALFVLARVFEAVAWYESGFLATQLVDPVALSFRKLRTILECRGLGHSGLPEKKDVRELVEKSGDLMEGELYSALKEEEASESVSSTNFSGEMHFYELVEDTKDGIWLVQVIANGRNPLVGKVHWEKMVKKVSRFGIRTGTFNCSSDPRYCKRRGWLKSTLIMSVPQTSTSKGKVMLKEYSGRKIEVEHIFKWITAHAASRIKTIYSSEHLKEEWNKSDQYRVKIYLFANLDQPPAFFSALSVKFTGRVEFIFVNVENWDNKSYMAEIGIYKTPSYILRTPEGIYRYGNNTGEFISLRAMDSFLRSLQPEVNDLFVLSLVLVNLMAWMDLFITQGATIKRFVVLISTLGTYNSLLIISWLPVLGFLQLPYLDSFYEYSLKLFRYSNTTTLASWVRADWMFYSSHPALFLSTYLGHGLLIDYFEKKRRRNNNTDEVNANNLEWLSSLWDWYTSYLFHPIASFQHFPFDSDWDEDPDLFLERLAFPDLWLHPLIPTDYIKNLPMWRFQCLGAHSDEEMLETFADSESDSDSESKEVFSSDREVSEDDELGTFHRCSEGEQRCGADACSCASHYCHHEPCERKARSYSSNGSAGDLEPDWSAWPSGMLHCTECVVCLENFAKGCLLMGLPCGHVFHQNCIVKWLAGGRHCCPVCRWASYKKKQPYTHPQPLLSEPPS
- the RNF103 gene encoding E3 ubiquitin-protein ligase RNF103 isoform X2 translates to MSSALKSEEERLQIAAVGHCLQLGPACSHPLAGFFTGDLMEGELYSALKEEEASESVSSTNFSGEMHFYELVEDTKDGIWLVQVIANGRNPLVGKVHWEKMVKKVSRFGIRTGTFNCSSDPRYCKRRGWLKSTLIMSVPQTSTSKGKVMLKEYSGRKIEVEHIFKWITAHAASRIKTIYSSEHLKEEWNKSDQYRVKIYLFANLDQPPAFFSALSVKFTGRVEFIFVNVENWDNKSYMAEIGIYKTPSYILRTPEGIYRYGNNTGEFISLRAMDSFLRSLQPEVNDLFVLSLVLVNLMAWMDLFITQGATIKRFVVLISTLGTYNSLLIISWLPVLGFLQLPYLDSFYEYSLKLFRYSNTTTLASWVRADWMFYSSHPALFLSTYLGHGLLIDYFEKKRRRNNNTDEVNANNLEWLSSLWDWYTSYLFHPIASFQHFPFDSDWDEDPDLFLERLAFPDLWLHPLIPTDYIKNLPMWRFQCLGAHSDEEMLETFADSESDSDSESKEVFSSDREVSEDDELGTFHRCSEGEQRCGADACSCASHYCHHEPCERKARSYSSNGSAGDLEPDWSAWPSGMLHCTECVVCLENFAKGCLLMGLPCGHVFHQNCIVKWLAGGRHCCPVCRWASYKKKQPYTHPQPLLSEPPS